Proteins encoded by one window of Polyangiaceae bacterium:
- the hisD gene encoding histidinol dehydrogenase, which translates to MRPCSPEGGSLDVTSSSPFSVEAVEGTPELEAALKRLRERGATDLARVEPAVRQVLDAVRDGGDQAVLALVQQFEGRQPDPLFVSDYGGAEALASLPAAVADALRAAADRIARFHQRQAEELRSFVYDEDGVRLGARVTPLERVGVYAPGGKARYPSSVLMSAVVARVAGVRQIFVATPNASAEVRAACHLAGVRAILDAGGAQAIAALAYGTESVPKVDKIVGPGNIYVAAAKRLVFGEVAIDSIAGPSEILVIADETADAAIVAADLLSQAEHDEAAYALLLTTEASLVAAVRRELTAQLADLPRRPVATAALRDNGMALVVSTRERLAEVANLLAAEHVALHVRDPRALADQIERAGALFIGPNTPEAAGDYLAGPSHVLPTGGAARFAAPLGVYDFVSRSSVIEYTAEALSAHGPAIEALAEAEGLGGHARAVSIRTRRTS; encoded by the coding sequence ATACGACCCTGCAGCCCTGAAGGCGGGTCACTGGACGTGACGTCTTCGTCTCCCTTCTCCGTCGAGGCGGTGGAGGGGACGCCGGAGCTCGAAGCAGCTCTGAAACGGCTGCGCGAGCGCGGGGCCACGGATCTGGCCCGGGTCGAGCCCGCGGTGCGGCAAGTACTGGATGCCGTCCGCGACGGCGGCGATCAGGCCGTGCTCGCGCTGGTGCAGCAGTTCGAAGGGCGGCAGCCCGACCCGTTGTTCGTCAGCGACTACGGGGGTGCGGAAGCCCTCGCGTCGCTCCCAGCTGCCGTCGCCGATGCCCTTCGCGCCGCCGCAGATCGCATCGCTCGCTTCCACCAACGTCAGGCAGAGGAGCTTCGGAGCTTCGTCTACGACGAAGACGGCGTGCGTCTCGGTGCTCGCGTGACGCCGCTGGAACGAGTAGGCGTCTACGCGCCGGGCGGCAAGGCGCGCTATCCGTCCAGCGTGCTGATGAGCGCCGTCGTCGCCCGCGTCGCTGGCGTTCGCCAGATCTTCGTGGCGACACCCAACGCCAGCGCCGAGGTGCGGGCGGCGTGCCACCTGGCGGGAGTCCGCGCCATTCTAGACGCCGGCGGTGCCCAGGCGATCGCCGCGTTGGCCTACGGCACTGAGAGCGTTCCCAAGGTCGACAAGATCGTCGGCCCCGGAAACATCTACGTCGCAGCGGCGAAGCGTCTGGTATTCGGCGAGGTCGCCATCGACAGCATCGCGGGCCCCAGCGAGATCTTGGTCATCGCGGACGAGACCGCAGACGCCGCAATCGTCGCCGCGGACCTCTTGTCCCAGGCGGAGCACGACGAGGCGGCCTACGCCCTGCTGCTGACCACCGAAGCGTCGTTGGTCGCGGCGGTGCGCCGCGAGCTCACGGCCCAGCTGGCCGACCTCCCGCGCCGACCGGTGGCGACGGCGGCGCTGCGAGACAACGGGATGGCCTTGGTCGTGTCCACTCGGGAGCGCTTGGCCGAGGTCGCCAATCTCCTTGCCGCGGAGCATGTGGCGCTTCACGTGCGGGACCCACGCGCCTTGGCGGACCAGATCGAGCGCGCCGGCGCGCTGTTCATCGGGCCGAACACCCCAGAGGCCGCCGGCGACTATCTGGCCGGCCCCTCCCACGTCCTGCCCACTGGGGGCGCCGCGCGCTTTGCCGCGCCCCTCGGCGTCTACGACTTCGTCTCGCGCAGCTCCGTCATCGAGTACACCGCGGAGGCCCTCTCGGCCCATGGGCCCGCCATCGAGGCCTTGGCTGAGGCAGAAGGCCTCGGCGGCCACGCCCGCGCCGTCAGCATCCGGACGCGTCGAACCTCGTAA
- a CDS encoding SMI1/KNR4 family protein: protein MPANFAKADPALVESLRGLLRIPRRYREFLLHADPADVETRTPSERVRLVPAAQLQEEQKDFALTDAGELIDKPTAAGWRPSWIIVGHSALLGDPYFLDISSPDAEGDCPVFTAMSGTDLWKPRLCASSFALFVRILALGMELAEGFADDDIDMDDEQVFRDTFGPKIREYDPAALKAGHWT from the coding sequence GTGCCAGCCAACTTCGCCAAAGCCGACCCAGCGCTCGTCGAGAGCTTGCGGGGCCTGCTGCGCATCCCTCGGCGTTACCGTGAGTTCTTACTGCACGCCGATCCAGCGGATGTGGAAACGCGGACGCCTTCCGAGCGCGTGCGCTTGGTTCCGGCCGCTCAGCTTCAAGAGGAGCAAAAGGACTTCGCCCTCACGGATGCCGGAGAGCTGATCGACAAGCCAACGGCCGCGGGTTGGCGTCCGAGCTGGATCATCGTCGGGCACAGTGCGCTCTTGGGTGATCCCTACTTCCTCGACATCTCCAGTCCCGACGCCGAAGGCGACTGTCCTGTGTTCACCGCCATGAGCGGGACGGACCTGTGGAAGCCGCGCCTGTGCGCGTCCAGCTTCGCGCTGTTCGTTCGCATCCTGGCGTTGGGCATGGAGCTGGCAGAAGGGTTCGCGGACGACGACATCGACATGGACGACGAACAGGTGTTTCGGGACACCTTCGGTCCGAAGATCCGCGAATACGACCCTGCAGCCCTGAAGGCGGGTCACTGGACGTGA